The following are encoded together in the Macadamia integrifolia cultivar HAES 741 chromosome 10, SCU_Mint_v3, whole genome shotgun sequence genome:
- the LOC122092115 gene encoding protein LEAD-SENSITIVE 1, translating to MGLLSNKIKREELNPGDHIYSWRNAYIYAHHGIYVGEDRIIHFTRKAGQEVGTGTVLDHIIFSSSPSPLDTPCPRCGDQSVFDGVISSCIDCFLSGGDLYLFQYAVSPAFFLAKARGGTCTLATSDSPSDVVHRASYLLHNGFGVYHIFKNNCEDFAIYCKTGLLVITNISVGRSGQAASFLAAATTVMASPLRFMTTSFMGLTAVGCGLYCISRFVSDIGIRRDVVKLPVERLVDRPGFVESDAATEVTGEE from the exons ATGGGGCTGTTGTCGAACAAGATCAAGAGGGAAGAATTGAACCCCGGGGATCACATATATTCATGGAGGAACGCCTACATCTACGCGCATCACG GAATATATGTTGGTGAGGATAGGATAATACACTTCACCCGAAAAGCAGGCCAGGAGGTTGGTACAGGTACCGTCTTGGACCACATCATCTTCAGCTCCTCCCCCTCTCCTTTAGATACTCCTTGCCCAAGATGTGGTGATCAGTCAGTTTTTGATGGGGTCATTTCTTCCTGCATCGACTGCTTTCTCTCTGGTGGTGATCTGTACCTTTTCCAATATGCTGTCTCACCAGCTTTCTTTCTTGCCAAAGCTCGAGGAGGGACTTGCACGCTTGCTACTTCTGATTCTCCATCTGATGTCGTTCACCGTGCTTCTTACCTCCTCCATAATGGCTTTGGCGTCTACCATATTTTCAAGAACAACTGTGAGGATTTTGCAATCTATTGTAAAACAGGTTTGCTAGTGATTACCAATATCAGTGTGGGACGGAGTGGGCAGGCAGCATCATTCCTTGCTGCTGCCACTACAGTCATGGCTTCACCGCTTCGGTTCATGACCACCAGTTTTATGGGATTGACAGCCGTAGGTTGTGGTTTGTATTGCATTAGCAGGTTTGTTTCTGATATTGGAATACGGCGGGATGTAGTAAAACTACCAGTGGAAAGGCTTGTGGATCGGCCTGGATTCGTTGAGTCAGATGCTGCAACAGAGGTAACAGGAGAAGAGTAG